A genomic window from Salvelinus namaycush isolate Seneca chromosome 5, SaNama_1.0, whole genome shotgun sequence includes:
- the LOC120047616 gene encoding transmembrane protein 176A-like yields MSVTVTKGGGVTVFTVNSKEGSSWPLLCQILGTLCYSPSCSVSQGLRRLQASSQTALGTIQIMVGVLNIGLGAILVSTDYSSSLRWNGVPYWLGGVFIAVGIMCILAEKFPSPCLVGINVLMNLSGAALAITGIVLYAIDLAHYNFWWICNGDNYNWRDDYYGGQVTKPPSDPERDRLLAKCKDAKQIAQMLMNALDIVLIVLAVLQLCVTISSAVLGIKALYKNGKEGKENIRDLEQYKPLLEEVTTNPAA; encoded by the exons ATGTCAGTGACTGTGACCAAAGGTGGAGGGGTGACTGTATTTACTGTGAACTCTAAAGAAGGAAGCAGTTGGCCACTGCTGTGTCAAATACTTGGGACCTTGTGCTACAGCCCATCATGCTCTGTGTCCCAGGGACTGAGGAGGCTCCAAGCAAGTTCCCAGACAGCTCTGGGG ACTATACAGATCATGGTGGGAGTTCTCAACATTGGCTTGGGAGCAATCCTTGTTAGCACGGATTATTCTAGCTCACTGCGATGGAATGGGGTTCCTTATTGGCTTGGTGGTGTG TTTATAGCCGTTGGCATCATGTGTATATTGGCTGAGAAGTTCCCCAGTCCCTGCTTG GTGGGCATCAATGTTTTGATGAACCTGTCAGGTGCTGCTCTGGCCATTACTGGAATTGTGCTGTATGCTATAGACCTGGCACACTACAATTTCTGGTGGATTTGCAATGGTGACAACTACAACTGGCGAGATGACTACTATGGCGGCCAGGTGACAAAACCACCCAGTGATCCGGAGAGGGATAGACTCTTGGCGAAATGCAAAGATGCCAAGCAGATTGCACAG ATGTTGATGAATGCCTTGGACATCGTGCTCATCGTCCTTGCAGTCCTTCAGCTTTGTGTCACCATAAGCTCTGCGGTGTTGGGTATCAAGGCTTTGTACAAGAATGGAAAGGAGGGAAAAGAG AACATCCGGGACCTGGAGCAGTATAAGCCTCTGCTGGAGGAGGTCACCACTAACCCTGCAGCTTAA